TGGCATCGCCAAAGGCAAATCCCCCCTGTCCCCCCTTCGCTAAGGGGGAACGTGAGGCTCCCGTTCCGTTGAAGGAACACACCTCCAGGGGGCACGAAAATGTGGATGAAACGGAAAAAAGGCGCCGCGGCAACTATCTGCCGGGGCGCCTTTTTTTGTCGACACTTCTCCGTTACCTACTTCTTCTCGTCCTTCTTCGCCAGCATGGCGTCGTTCAGGATCTTCACCCCTGCTTTTGAGGCGGAGATGGAGGCGGTGAGGCTTTCACGGGCCAGCTGCGGGTTGTGGAAGCCGTCGCTGTTCTCCGCCGTCCAGTACTCCCACAGCACGTGGGCCTCTTCATGCTTCTCGCGCGCCTGCGCCAGCACCGTCTCAGCCACGCCGAGGCGCTGCGCCGCGGCATAAGTGTCAATCAGGCTCCCCAGCCAGTACTCAGCCTTCCGCATCTTACCCTTTGTGTAGTTGCGGATCGTCTCGATCTGGTACTTCTTCTTCGCGGCGCCATCCTTCGGGTGGCACCCGAGGCAAGCCTCCTGCACAGCGTGGGCCGGCCTCACCACCGAGTGGCTGGAAAAGATCTTGCCGTCCTTCCCCTTCTGCTTCGGCATGTGGCACTGGTGGCACTGGACACCCGCCTTGTCGTGCACGCTGCCGGCGTAGGTCTCCGCCTCGGGGTGCTGAAGCTTCACAAGCCGCGCGCCGGTGACGGCGTGCTTGAAGTCGTAGAAGTCGAGCTTCTTGTAGTGCTCCAGAAGATCCTTCGCCGACTTCAGCGGGAAGTGGTTGGTGCGCGGATCGTCTCCCTTCACGGCCTTCCCGTCGCTCCACTGCGTGCCGGCATTGCAGTTGTACTCGACGTGGCACTGGGCGCACATCATCCGTGAGTCCGTCTTCTCCATGATCCCGATCTTGCGGAAGCCGCGGAAGTCGACGGCCTTCAGGTCGGTCTTCCCCCCCTTGGAGAAGATGTTTCCGCCGGCATTCTGCTGCACCCCCTGGATGAGGGCGTCGCGGATCACGCGCGGCTGCGTACCGTGCGGGTCGTGGCAGAAGATGCACCCGAGCGGGTTTTGTACTTCCTTTGCAACATCATTCACGTTGGAGGTGCGGTCGAACTTCCCCCCCTTCTCCCCCATGAATTTCCACTTGAGGATCAGGTCGCTGCTCTTGCACTGCATGCAGGTGGGGTTCCCCGCCATGGCGGTCTCGGGGAGCTTCGTGCCGGCGCCCTTGTCCTCCAGGATATCCCAGGTCTTCCCTGTCTTGTCGTAGTTGGCCCACCCCCCCTTGAACTGGTAGCGCCCACCCTGGAACCGATCGGAGGCGAACTGATCCACCACCATGTGGGCGTGCCCGCGCGGCTCGGTGTGCTCGAAGGTGAAGCCGTGCCCCGCGAGGAGTTTGTCCTGCATGGGAGAACGGCCGCCGGGCATCCCCTTGTCCTTGCGGGCGCCGCTCGGGTCGTAGTGCACCTCAAAGAAGCTGTCGTACTGGCTCTTGTGACATTTGCCGCACACCTCGTGATCTACACGGGTGCCGGGAACCGTGGAGGAATCCTTCAGGTGCTCGTCGATCCTGTCGTGGCAGGTCTTGCACGACAGCTTCGCGTGCTTCGACCCTTCCTTGAGCGCCTTGACCTCCTCGTGGCACTCGTAACATTTGGCCCGTCCGTCGTTCACCATCTTGGGCGCCGGCTTCGTCTTCGCCGCCGTCGTCAGGCTCGGCAGCGACATCGCGGCGAGCGCACCGGCGGCCAGAGTCGCTGCCACCAACACCTTTCTCTTCAGCATCGTTTTCTCCTCATTTTCGTGGTGAGGGCTCGCGCCCTAAAGCAGGTAATTGCGGGGCGCCGGGAAGGACGGTGGCACCCAAAAAATGGCACTACAGTAGCAATATCGCTCGGGGATTCAATGACCAAAGTCAAGAAGTGCGGGTTGCCCCGGGGGCAGCTCTGACCCCGGGTGTTGGTACGGGGTGCGATTAGAGGTTGCAGGCCCCCTCCCCTTTCTGCTAAACAGGACGTATCTTCGCTGGATCATGTTGCTACTTCGCTGCGCCGCCCTCCGATTCTGCTTCCTGATATTTACTGCCGGCTGTCCGAATTCATAGCGCCACATTCCATCATTACAGGCGGGCCTGCGTCCGCCCTTTGCCATTTCTATCCCAGGAGTTTTCATGTCCATTGTTTTCGGAGTCGATTTCGGCACCACCAACTCGGCTCTTTCGGTGTACCGCAACGGCAAGGTCGACATCGTCGACGTCGACGCTCTCAGCCCCAGCGGCTCCCTGATGCGCTCGGTCCTCTACTTTGACGAGGACCACCAGATCTTCACCGGCCAGGAGGCAATCAACCAGTACGTGAGCGACGGTGCAGCCGGCCGGTTCATGCAGTCCATAAAGAATTTTCTGCCGAACCGCAGCTTCGAAGGGACCGAAGTGTTCGGCAGGAAGTACGGCATCGACGACCTGGTCGCCATCATCCTCAAAAAGATCAAGGCCAGGGGGGAGGCGCACGTCGGCACCGCCGTGGACAGCGTCGTGCTCGGGCGTCCGGTGCTCTTCTCCGAAGACGCGGAGAAGGACGCCCTGGCGCAGGTGAGGCTCGAGAAGGCGGCGCGCAAGGCGGGATTCAAGGAGATCTTCTTCCAGTTCGAGCCGGTGGCTGCGGCGCTCTCCTACGAGGAGTCTCTCCCCGCAGGTGCGGAGAAGGTGGTCTTCATCGGCGACTTCGGCGGGGGAACATCGGACTTCACGGTGATCCGGGTGAAGGGGGGTGCCTTCGCCCGCGCGGACCGGCGCAGCGATGTGCTGTCGCTCGGTGGGGTGTACACGGCGGGGGACAAGTTCGATTCGCAGATCATGTGGGAAAAGATCGCCAGATACTTCGGCCGCGGCGTCAAATACAAGGGGATGGGAAAGGACGAGCTGTTCGACATCCCGCACAGCATAATCTACACGCTATGCCAGTGGCACAGGATCCCACTGCTGCGGGCGAGAAAGATCAGGGAGCAGATCAGGCTCATCAAGAATGCGGCCACGGACAGGAAGGCGATCGAAAACCTGGAGCATCTGATAGGCGACAATTACGGCTTTTTCCTCTTTCAGTGCATCGAAAAGGCAAAGTGCGAGCTGTCGCAGCACGATCTCGCCACCGTGAGCTTCACCGAGCGTGACCTGACCATACGGGAGGATGTTTCCAGGGAGGAGTTTGAAACGATAAATCGGGAGAATGTGAGGAAGATCGCCGCCTGCATCGATGAGGTCGTCGCAAAGTCCGGCGTGACACACGAGGGGATCGACACCGTCTTTCTCACCGGCGGGACCTCAAGGATCCCCTTTATCCGCAGTCTTTTCGAGGAGCGTTTCGGCGCGGCGAAGCTCGAGCAGAGGAACGCCTTCACCAGCGTGGTTCATGGGCTGGGTGCCAGCGTGCCGCTGTTTGTGTGACGGTCAATCTCTGCCACAACAGGAGCTTACAGCCCCCTCCCTTTCAAGGGGAGGGTCAGGGTGGGGATGGGGTAGAAGGTGTCAGGTTCAGTAGAGTTGGTGAGTGCCGACCCATCCCCCTCCTGTCCTCCCCCTTGAAAGGGGAGGGACCAACTGCCGGTGGCTGAGGTGGATTTACATCTCGCGGGTAGTTCCCGCGACGCCTTGTTTCTGGCCCCTCGTTCCCAAGCTCCGGCTTGGGAATGTACTTGCTCGCGAGGCTTCGCCTCGGCCGCGCCTTACTCCGCCTGATGACGCGAGACGTACTCTTTCCAGCGCCGGTCCACCCACGTCTGCACATCCGCCACGCTCTGCGGGGGAAGGCTCTTGAAGCGCGCCTGTGTGGCGAAGAACTCGGCGACCGGTACCAGCGGCTTTCCTCCCGCAGCCAGCATTGCGCTCCGGTCGGTGAGGCGGAAGATGCCGCCGTCAATTTCATAGAGGGCAACGAGCCCTGTCTCCACCGCCAGCTTTCCGAGCTTTACCGTGTCCTTCGGGTCAAACCCCCAGCCGTTGGGACAGGGGACGTTCATGTGCAGGTAGCGCAACCCTTTGATGCCGCGCGCCTTCACCATCTTGTCGTAGACGTCGGTGGGGTAGACGGCGGAGGTTGACGCGATGTAGGGGATGCCGTGAGCTTCCATGATGCGCGGCAGGTCCTTCGGGTTCTCCTTCTTGCCGCGGCTCGTCGTGGTGGTCCGTGCTCCGTGCGGCGTGAGGCCGGATCGCTGCGTCCCCGTGTTCATGTACGCTTCGTTGTCGTAGCACATATAGATGAAGTCGTCGTTGCGCTCGGCAGCGCCGGAGAGCGCCTGGATGCCGATGTCGCCGGTGCCGCCGTCCCCCGCCATCGCCAGAACGGTCATCTCGTCGGCCCGTCCCTGGGCGCGCAGTCCTGCCACGACTCCAGCCGCTGCTGCAGCGGTGCTCGGGAAGGAGACGTTGATCCACGGTATGCGCATGGAAGAGACCGGGTACATCCCCCCCAGCACGGTGAGGCAACTTGCAGGATTCACCAGCACCATTTTTCCATCCAGCGCCTTCGTAATGGAGCGCAGTCCAATCCCTATGGCGCACCCGGCGCAGGCGCGGTTGCCGGGGAGCATGTATTCGGTGGTAGGTAGGTCGAGGATCTTCGTGGACATACTCATTACTCCCTGACGCCGCACATCGTCTTTCCGTCGGCGGCGACATCCTGCAGGTTGACCCACACCGTCCGACGCTGGCTCATCCCCGCTTCGGCGTCGCTGATGGCGGCTCTGGCCTCTTCGGCGAGCTGGGCGGCGGTCACATCGCGCCCCCCGAGGCCGGTGATGGTGCCAAAGACGGTCGGCATCTTTTCCCGTCCTGAGAGGGCGGCGCGCAGGTCGGTGCAGATCGGCCCTCCATAGCCGTAGCTGAGCGCCTTGTCGAACACGATCGCCAGCGTGCGACCCACCAGCTTCCCGCACAGGTGCTCAACGGGAAAGGGACGATAGGCGCGGATCCCGAGCACGCCGGCCCGGATCCCCTCGCCCCGCAGCTCGTCCGCCGCCAGGGTGAGCTCCATACCCAGCGACCCTGCCGCCACCAGCACCACCTCGGCATCCTCCAGCCGATGCTCCCAGGTGAGCCCCCCCCAACTCCGTCTGAAAACGTCGGCAAACTCTGCATCGACCGCGGGAATGACATCCAGCGCCTCGGCCAGCGCCTGCTGGTGGGCGTGGCGTATTTCCATGTAGCCGCCGTGCAGTACACCGCTGGCGTCGCGGCGCGGATCCGCCAGCGTCACCGGTCCGATGTTGCGCGGGTCGTTCAGGTCGACGATCTGCAGCCCCGCCGGACGGGGGGGGAGGAAGGCATCCGCCTCCTCCGCGCTCGGAACGTGCACAGGCATGACGGTATGCGACAGAAGGAAGCCGTCGTAGCACACCATCACCGGGAGGCTGAGCTCCTCGGCTATGCGGAAAGCCTGCAGGAAGGTGTCGAGGATCTCCTGGTTGTCGCGGCAGTAGAGCTGGATCCACCCGGAGTCGCGCACCGACATGGAGTCCTGCTGGTCGTTCAGCACGTTCCACGGCGCCGCCAGCGACCTGTTCACGCACCCCATCACCACGGGAAGGCGTGCCCCGGCCGTCCACCAGACCTGCTCGGTCATATAGGCGAGGCCGTTGGAGCTGGTGGCGGTGAAGGTGCGCGCGCCGACCGTGGAGGCGGCGAGGCAGACGGTGAGGGCGGAATGCTCCGACTCCACCGTCACGAACTCGGCAGCGAGCTCCCCCGACTCGACCCACCTGGAGAGCGTCTCCACAACGGAAGACTGCGGGGTTATGGGGTACGCTGCCACCACCTGTACGCGGGCAAGCTTTGCAGCGGTGGCGGCGGCTTCATTGCCGGTGATTACGACGGTACTGGACATGGACTTCTCTCCTGAAACTCCTGGTGCTTCTCCCGTGCGCGGCTTTCCGTGGGGGCAGCCGCCGCCTTTCAGCGATGGCGGGACTCCGGCTCCATCGCTATGGCGCCCGCCGGGCAGACCTGGGAACAGATGCCGCACCCCTTGCAGTAGTCGAGGTCGATCGAGGGGGGCGCCCCCTGGGCGATGCAGGCGTCGGGGCAGTACACCCAGCAGATCTGGCAGGCGATCTTTCCCTGCTTCACCGCGAGACACCCTTTCTCCCCGATGACCGGCCGGCTGCTGCGCCAGTCTCCGGTGTGCCCCCCCTCGCCTATGCTCGGCGTCGACTGCGCTATTTCGCAATGCCTGCTCATGGGAGCTCCCCTCCTTCCGTGCGGTCGTACGCTATCTGCGCAGCCTCGATGTTTTTCGCCGCGGCCGCGCCGGAGAAGGCGTCGGAGATGGCCTCCCGGATGCTTTCCATGCTGATGAGCCCAGTCGCCTTTGCGATCGACCCGAGGATGGCGGTATTGACCATCGGCTCCCCGCCGACGATGAGTCCCACCGCCTCGGCGGCGCCGGTCACGTCGGCGGCAACCACCCGCACACCTTCAGGCAGTCCCAGTTCCCCCTTCGATCGGGCGGTGTTGACGATGACCACGCCGTTTGGCCGCAGACCGGCGGTGGCGTTGGCGACGCGAAGGAGCGACTCGTCCAAAACTACCACGACGCTCGGCTCCACCACCTGCGAGTACATGCGGATCGGTGCGTTGTCGAAGCGGGTCGACGCAGTGATCGGAGCTCCGCGCCGTTCCGCCCCGAAGGTAGGTGCGGCGGTGACTCCGGCAAACCCGCTGCGGTAGGCCGCGGCGGCAAGTATCTTCGAGCTGGTGACGGCACCCTGCCCGCCACGCCCGTGCCAGCGTATCTCGTGCATATCAAGCCTCTGTGCTGTTAATGAGCACCTTCCACTGCCGGCGCTGCGCCATTTCGTATACAACATCCATGAGATCAGGTCAATGGGATAGTGCCAACTGCCGCACTCTCTCCCTCTGCGGCCTCGCTGGCAAAAACCTTCACATCGGCGACCCCGAGAGAGTCCGCCGCCATCTGGCGCAACTTGTACTTCTGGATCTTGTTGGAGGCGGTCATGGGGAATTCCTCCACGAACCAGACGTGCTTCGGGCACTTGTAGCGCGCGATGCGGCTCTGGGCGAATTCCCGCACATCCTCCTCGGTGATGTCGCTGCCGGCGGCGCGCATCACAAAGGCGCCGACCACCTCGCCGTATTTCTGATCCGGCACGCCGACGATCTGCACGTCCTTCACCCCGGGCATGGTGTAGAGGAACTCCTCGATCTCCCGTGGGTAGATGTTTTCGCCGCCGCGGATGATCATGTCCTTCAGGCGCCCGGTGACCCGGTAGTAGCCGTCCTCGTCCACCGTCCCCAAATCGCCGGAGTGGAGCCAGCCGTCGCGGTCGATGGCGGCGGCGGTCTGCTCCGGCATCTTGTAGTACCCCTTCATCACGTTGTAGCCGCGGCACAGAAACTCGCCGGGCACTCCCGGCGGGCAGTCCTCTCCCGTTTCCGGATCGACCACCCGCACCTCGATCTCCGGCATTGCGGTGCCGATCGTCTCGCAGCGCCGCTCCACCGTGTCGTCGGTGGAGGTCTGGATGAAGACGGGGCTTGCCTCGGTGAGACCGTAGGCGATGGTGATCTCGGAGGCGTGCATCCTGCTCATTACCTGCTTCATCGTCTCGATCGGGCAGGGGGAACCGGCCATGATACCGGTGCGCAGCGAACTCGTGTCGAAGAGGGAGAACATGGGGTGGGTGAGCTCCGCGATGAACATGGTCGGCACGCCGTAGATCGCGGTGCACTTCTCCTTCTGGACAGCGGCGAGCGCCAGAAGCGGGTCGAAGCTCTCCAGCATGACGAGTGTGCTGCCGTGGGTCAGCACCGCCATCACGCCGAGCACGCACCCGAAGCAGTGGAAAAGGGGGACCGGCAGGCAGAGGCGGTCCATCTTGGTGAATTTCTGGCGCTCCCCGATGTAGTAGCCGTTGTTCAGGATGTTGCGGCTGGAGAGCATGACCCCTTTTGGGAATCCGGTCGTCCCGGAGGTGTACTGCATGTTGATGACGTCGTCCGCCGAGAGCCCCTCGCGGGCGGCTGCATAGTCGGCGTCGCTGTAGTGCTCGCCGAGGAGGAGCAACTCCGGAACCGTGTAGAAGCCGCGGTGCTTCTCCGCACCCATGTAGATCAGCTTTTTCAGGAAGGGGAAGCGCTCCGAATCGAGGTGCCCCCTCTGCTGCGTGGCGGCCTCGGGCACGAGCCCCCGCACGATGCTCACGTAGTCCACGTCGCGGAAGCTGTCTATGATGCACAGCGCCTTCATGTCCGACTGGGTGAGGACGTAGGCGAGCTCGTGGCTCTTGTACACCGGGTTCACGGTCACAAAGACGACACCGATCTTTGCGGTCGCGAACATGAAGGTGAGCCAGTCCGGCACGTTGCGGGCCCACATCCCCAGGTGGTCCCCCTTCTTGAGACCGAGGGCGAGGAGCCCCTTCGCCAGGGCATCGACGCGCCTGTTGAATTCCCCCCAGGTCCAGCGCAGGTCACGGTCGGGGTAGACGATGAATTCATGCTCCGGCTGGGAGGCCACGACGGTGTCGAAATACTGGCCGATGGTGAGGTCGGTAAAGGGTCCGCTGATCTTTTCTTTCACCGCACCCTCCTAAAACGGCGCGAATACGACCGCGAGTATGCGGGCGGGGTCGCCGCCGCGGCTGCGCACCTGGTGCGGCACGATGGAGTCGTAGTAGATGCTGTCCCCCACCTCCAGCAGGTACAGTTCCTTGCCGTAGGCGATCTCCACCGCACCATCGAGGACGTAGATGAACTCTTCCCCCTCGTGGCTCGACAGCGGCGTCTCCCCCTCCGAGGCGGGCTTCACGGTGATGATGAACGGCTCCATGTGGCGCGAGGTCTTGTTCATCGCCAGGGAGAAGAAGTCGAGCGCCCCGGCGTTGCTGGCGATTTCCAGGGACTTTACCCGTGACACCCCGTTACTCTCGCCGGAGCGGGTGACGACCGGGCCGAGGCGGGTGTCGTCGTCCAAGAGCGTGCCGAGTCGCACACCGAGCGCGCGGGTGATCTTTATGAGGGGGGTGAGCGAGGGCGCTAGCTCCCCTCCTTCCAGTGCGGCGATGACCGTCTCGCTGCAGTCGCACCGTTCGGCCAGCTGTTCACGGGTGACGCCGAGTGCTTCTCGTATGGTGGTGAGTTTCCCTCCGATGCGGCTGACATCTGTCATAGCTGATCTTCCCTCCAGTCTCCAGTGAACGCTGCCTGTGGCCGGTCTGAAGTACAAGTCGCCACGGCGCAGAATGTATAGCAGTACTCCGTTGGCGTCAACGCAAAATGTGGACAGCTGTTAACGTAGTAAGACATATGAACTTACTCTACTGAGCCTTAACTTTTTCGATCCTGTGCGACAGCGCCGGGTGCAAATTTGTGACTGACGCAAAAACTGCAGTCGCCCGAATCGACGACGCCCTGCTATTTCACATGCAAATACAAATGTTTGCGCACACCGAACAGAGTTGGCGATAGATAGAGTTAATGAAACCATAATGTATTGAATTTGCGTCGTTTCTTTGTTACCCTCCGACAATTATTTTCCTGAAGGAGCGGTGATGGTACTGAAAGACATGAACGACATCCGGCAGGAGGCTGACTGCCTCCGGTCGGCGGCAGAAGTGGAAGAAGCACTGACACGCATGGCACAGGAGATCACCGAGGCCATGGATGGAACCGTCCCGGTCGGGTTTTGCATCATGAACGGCGGCCTGTTCATGACCGGCAGGCTGGTGGACAAGCTCCCCTTTGCGCTGGAGCTCGACTACATGCACGCCACCCGGTACGGCGCGGAAACGACCGGCGGCGCCCTCAACTGGAAGGTCCGCCCGGAACGCTCCCTGAAAGGGCGCACCGTCCTTCTCATGGACGACATCCTCGATGAAGGTGTGACGCTCGCGGAAATCATCAAGTACTGCGAGGACGAGGGAGCGGAGAAGGTGTACACCGCCGTCCTCGTGGAGAAGATGCACGACCGCAAGGCTCCCGGGGTCAAGGCCGACTTCGTGGGACTTCAGGTGGAGGACCGCTTCCTTTTCGGCTGCGGCATGGACATCGCAGGATACTGGCGCAACCTCCCGGCCCTCTACGCCATGAAGGAGCAGAAATGACCTCTCGCATCGCCTCTTATTTCCAATTCCAGCGCTACGGAACGAACTTCCGGAGGGAGATCATTGCCGGTCTCACCACCTTCCTCACCATGGCGTACATCATCATCGTCAACCCGGCCATCCTCGAAAACGCCGGCATCCCGCGCGGACCCTCCACCACTGCGACGATCATCGCTGCCGTCTTCGGCACCGTCCTCATGGCCTTTTTCGCCAACCGCCCCTTTGCCATCGCGCCATACATGAGCGAAAACGCCTTCATCGCCTTTGTGGTTGTGAAGGTCATGGGATACTCCTGGCAGACCGCTCTTGCCGCCGTCTTCTTTGCCGGTGTCGTCTTCACGCTCCTTACCCTGTTCAAGGTGCGCAGCTGGCTCGCGGAGGCTATCCCCCTTTCGCTCAAATGCGCCTTTGCCACCGGGATCGGCCTCTTTCTCACCTTTATCGGCCTGAACGAGACCGGCATCGTCACCCTCGGCGTTGCCGGCGCACCGGTGAAGCTCGGTGACCTCTCCCACCCCTCGGTGCTCCTTGCGATCTTCGGCCTTCTCTTCACTGCGGTGCTGATGTCGCGCAAGGTCCTTGGCTCCATCATGATCGGCATCGTGGTCACCACCGTCCTCTCCATCGTGCTGAAGGTGACCCCCCTTCCGACCGGGTACGTCAGCATGCCGCCGGACCTCACGCCGATCCTCTTCAAGCTCGACTTCCACGGGGCGCTGCAGCCTGCGTTCTTCCCGATCATCCTGACGATCTTCATCATGGCTTTCCTCGACACCGTCGGGACCCTCATCGGCCTCTCCATGCGCGCCGACCTCCTGGACAAGAACGGAAACCTCCCGGAGATAGAGAAACCGATGCTGGCTGACGCGCTTGCCACCGTGGTGGCGCCGCTTCTGGGGACCACCACCACCGGCGCCTACATCGAGTCGGCGGCGGGGATAGAGGAAGGTGGCCGCACCGGCTTCGCCTCCCTGGTCACTGCGGTCCTTTTCCTCCTCGCCCTCTTCCTCGCGCCGCTCTTCACCATCGTGCCGCCGCACGCTTACGGGATCGCGCTCATCATCATCGGCTCCTTCATGATCAGCCCGCTGGCAAAGATCGACTTCGACGACTTCACCGAGCTCGTCCCGGCTTTTCTCACGG
The DNA window shown above is from Geomonas sp. RF6 and carries:
- a CDS encoding pyruvate ferredoxin oxidoreductase: MSSTVVITGNEAAATAAKLARVQVVAAYPITPQSSVVETLSRWVESGELAAEFVTVESEHSALTVCLAASTVGARTFTATSSNGLAYMTEQVWWTAGARLPVVMGCVNRSLAAPWNVLNDQQDSMSVRDSGWIQLYCRDNQEILDTFLQAFRIAEELSLPVMVCYDGFLLSHTVMPVHVPSAEEADAFLPPRPAGLQIVDLNDPRNIGPVTLADPRRDASGVLHGGYMEIRHAHQQALAEALDVIPAVDAEFADVFRRSWGGLTWEHRLEDAEVVLVAAGSLGMELTLAADELRGEGIRAGVLGIRAYRPFPVEHLCGKLVGRTLAIVFDKALSYGYGGPICTDLRAALSGREKMPTVFGTITGLGGRDVTAAQLAEEARAAISDAEAGMSQRRTVWVNLQDVAADGKTMCGVRE
- a CDS encoding NCS2 family permease encodes the protein MTSRIASYFQFQRYGTNFRREIIAGLTTFLTMAYIIIVNPAILENAGIPRGPSTTATIIAAVFGTVLMAFFANRPFAIAPYMSENAFIAFVVVKVMGYSWQTALAAVFFAGVVFTLLTLFKVRSWLAEAIPLSLKCAFATGIGLFLTFIGLNETGIVTLGVAGAPVKLGDLSHPSVLLAIFGLLFTAVLMSRKVLGSIMIGIVVTTVLSIVLKVTPLPTGYVSMPPDLTPILFKLDFHGALQPAFFPIILTIFIMAFLDTVGTLIGLSMRADLLDKNGNLPEIEKPMLADALATVVAPLLGTTTTGAYIESAAGIEEGGRTGFASLVTAVLFLLALFLAPLFTIVPPHAYGIALIIIGSFMISPLAKIDFDDFTELVPAFLTVVLMIFTYNIGVGMTAGFIAYPLMKAATGRLGEMKNGMWVLALLSLSYFVFGAKG
- a CDS encoding thiamine pyrophosphate-dependent enzyme produces the protein MSTKILDLPTTEYMLPGNRACAGCAIGIGLRSITKALDGKMVLVNPASCLTVLGGMYPVSSMRIPWINVSFPSTAAAAAGVVAGLRAQGRADEMTVLAMAGDGGTGDIGIQALSGAAERNDDFIYMCYDNEAYMNTGTQRSGLTPHGARTTTTSRGKKENPKDLPRIMEAHGIPYIASTSAVYPTDVYDKMVKARGIKGLRYLHMNVPCPNGWGFDPKDTVKLGKLAVETGLVALYEIDGGIFRLTDRSAMLAAGGKPLVPVAEFFATQARFKSLPPQSVADVQTWVDRRWKEYVSRHQAE
- a CDS encoding AMP-binding protein, translating into MKEKISGPFTDLTIGQYFDTVVASQPEHEFIVYPDRDLRWTWGEFNRRVDALAKGLLALGLKKGDHLGMWARNVPDWLTFMFATAKIGVVFVTVNPVYKSHELAYVLTQSDMKALCIIDSFRDVDYVSIVRGLVPEAATQQRGHLDSERFPFLKKLIYMGAEKHRGFYTVPELLLLGEHYSDADYAAAREGLSADDVINMQYTSGTTGFPKGVMLSSRNILNNGYYIGERQKFTKMDRLCLPVPLFHCFGCVLGVMAVLTHGSTLVMLESFDPLLALAAVQKEKCTAIYGVPTMFIAELTHPMFSLFDTSSLRTGIMAGSPCPIETMKQVMSRMHASEITIAYGLTEASPVFIQTSTDDTVERRCETIGTAMPEIEVRVVDPETGEDCPPGVPGEFLCRGYNVMKGYYKMPEQTAAAIDRDGWLHSGDLGTVDEDGYYRVTGRLKDMIIRGGENIYPREIEEFLYTMPGVKDVQIVGVPDQKYGEVVGAFVMRAAGSDITEEDVREFAQSRIARYKCPKHVWFVEEFPMTASNKIQKYKLRQMAADSLGVADVKVFASEAAEGESAAVGTIPLT
- a CDS encoding 4Fe-4S binding protein encodes the protein MSRHCEIAQSTPSIGEGGHTGDWRSSRPVIGEKGCLAVKQGKIACQICWVYCPDACIAQGAPPSIDLDYCKGCGICSQVCPAGAIAMEPESRHR
- a CDS encoding ammonia-forming cytochrome c nitrite reductase subunit c552; translation: MLKRKVLVAATLAAGALAAMSLPSLTTAAKTKPAPKMVNDGRAKCYECHEEVKALKEGSKHAKLSCKTCHDRIDEHLKDSSTVPGTRVDHEVCGKCHKSQYDSFFEVHYDPSGARKDKGMPGGRSPMQDKLLAGHGFTFEHTEPRGHAHMVVDQFASDRFQGGRYQFKGGWANYDKTGKTWDILEDKGAGTKLPETAMAGNPTCMQCKSSDLILKWKFMGEKGGKFDRTSNVNDVAKEVQNPLGCIFCHDPHGTQPRVIRDALIQGVQQNAGGNIFSKGGKTDLKAVDFRGFRKIGIMEKTDSRMMCAQCHVEYNCNAGTQWSDGKAVKGDDPRTNHFPLKSAKDLLEHYKKLDFYDFKHAVTGARLVKLQHPEAETYAGSVHDKAGVQCHQCHMPKQKGKDGKIFSSHSVVRPAHAVQEACLGCHPKDGAAKKKYQIETIRNYTKGKMRKAEYWLGSLIDTYAAAQRLGVAETVLAQAREKHEEAHVLWEYWTAENSDGFHNPQLARESLTASISASKAGVKILNDAMLAKKDEKK
- a CDS encoding 2-oxoacid:acceptor oxidoreductase family protein, whose product is MHEIRWHGRGGQGAVTSSKILAAAAYRSGFAGVTAAPTFGAERRGAPITASTRFDNAPIRMYSQVVEPSVVVVLDESLLRVANATAGLRPNGVVIVNTARSKGELGLPEGVRVVAADVTGAAEAVGLIVGGEPMVNTAILGSIAKATGLISMESIREAISDAFSGAAAAKNIEAAQIAYDRTEGGELP
- a CDS encoding Hsp70 family protein, with translation MSIVFGVDFGTTNSALSVYRNGKVDIVDVDALSPSGSLMRSVLYFDEDHQIFTGQEAINQYVSDGAAGRFMQSIKNFLPNRSFEGTEVFGRKYGIDDLVAIILKKIKARGEAHVGTAVDSVVLGRPVLFSEDAEKDALAQVRLEKAARKAGFKEIFFQFEPVAAALSYEESLPAGAEKVVFIGDFGGGTSDFTVIRVKGGAFARADRRSDVLSLGGVYTAGDKFDSQIMWEKIARYFGRGVKYKGMGKDELFDIPHSIIYTLCQWHRIPLLRARKIREQIRLIKNAATDRKAIENLEHLIGDNYGFFLFQCIEKAKCELSQHDLATVSFTERDLTIREDVSREEFETINRENVRKIAACIDEVVAKSGVTHEGIDTVFLTGGTSRIPFIRSLFEERFGAAKLEQRNAFTSVVHGLGASVPLFV
- a CDS encoding helix-turn-helix domain-containing protein, which codes for MTDVSRIGGKLTTIREALGVTREQLAERCDCSETVIAALEGGELAPSLTPLIKITRALGVRLGTLLDDDTRLGPVVTRSGESNGVSRVKSLEIASNAGALDFFSLAMNKTSRHMEPFIITVKPASEGETPLSSHEGEEFIYVLDGAVEIAYGKELYLLEVGDSIYYDSIVPHQVRSRGGDPARILAVVFAPF
- a CDS encoding hypoxanthine-guanine phosphoribosyltransferase; translation: MVLKDMNDIRQEADCLRSAAEVEEALTRMAQEITEAMDGTVPVGFCIMNGGLFMTGRLVDKLPFALELDYMHATRYGAETTGGALNWKVRPERSLKGRTVLLMDDILDEGVTLAEIIKYCEDEGAEKVYTAVLVEKMHDRKAPGVKADFVGLQVEDRFLFGCGMDIAGYWRNLPALYAMKEQK